The following are encoded together in the Triticum dicoccoides isolate Atlit2015 ecotype Zavitan chromosome 6B, WEW_v2.0, whole genome shotgun sequence genome:
- the LOC119321914 gene encoding lysM domain-containing GPI-anchored protein LYP6-like: MGLPAIFAVAVMVAIAVVASEAKTTIEPCSGSDSCPALLGYTLYADMKVSEVAALFATDPSALLAANALDFAAPGAAHRILPMGLFLRVPTRCACADGVRKSVAVRYAARPADTLATVADVVFAGLASADQIRGANGLADADADAPLDAGQRLVVPLPCVCFNSSDSNLPAVYLSYVVQVGDTVPAIAAAYETTVTDVMNVNAMGSPVAAPGDILAIPLPACASSFPKTASDHGLLVANGTYALTAGNCVQCSCGPGNLNLYCTPASLSGSCPSTQCSNSNVLLGNASTHATSAGCNVSSCTYGGFVNGTITTLLNTGLQPTCPGPHQVPLLTDPPTTVNRDYSTSLAPLSAPVPTEAGGVMAEPPPKSSEHGGSFTLPKVSPTHGPAGSVSGAPPPPMSKPRRILSGFILCLLLQHFHV, translated from the exons ATGGGGCTGCCCGCCATCTTCGCGGTGGCCGTGATGGTGGCGATCGCCGTGGTGGCGTCGGAGGCGAAGACGACGATCGAGCCGTGCTCGGGGTCGGACTCGTGCCCGGCGCTGCTGGGCTACACGCTCTACGCCGACATGAAGGTCTCCGAGGTGGCCGCGCTCTTCGCCACCGACCCCTCCGCGCTCCTCGCCGCCAACGCGCTCGACTTCGCCGCCCCGGGCGCCGCGCACCGCATCCTGCCCATGGGCCTCTTCCTCCGCGTGCCCACGCGCTGCGCCTGCGCCGACGGCGTCCGCAAGTCCGTCGCCGTCCGCTACGCCGCGCGCCCCGCCGACACGCTCGCCACCGTCGCCGACGTCGTCTTCGCGGGGCTCGCCTCCGCCGACCAGATCCGCGGCGCCAACGGcctcgccgacgccgacgccgacgcgccGCTCGACGCGGGCCAGCGGCTCGTCGTGCCGCTCCCATGCGTCTGCTTCAACTCCTCCGACAGCAACCTCCCCGCGGTGTACCTCTCCTACGTGGTGCAGGTCGGGGACACGGtgcccgccatcgccgccgcctacGAGACCACCGTCACGGACGTCATGAACGTCAACGCCATGGGCAGCCCCGTCGCCGCGCCGGGCGACATCCTCGCCATCCCATTGCCAG CATGTGCATCTTCATTTCCAAAGACCGCTTCAGACCATGGACTGCTAGTAGCAAATGGAACCTATGCACTTACCGCAGGCAACTGCGTGCAGTGCAGCTGTGGGCCGGGCAATCTCAA TTTATATTGCACACCGGCTTCACTGTCAGGATCATGCCCGAGCACGCAGTGCAGTAACAGCAATGTGTTGCTCGGCAACGCGAGCACCCACGCCACGAGTGCGGGCTGCAATGTCTCTTCATGCACCTATGGAGGTTTTGTCAATGGGACTATTACAACTCT GCTCAACACTGGTCTTCAACCGACATGCCCAG GACCACACCAAGTTCCTCTACTCACAGACCCACCGACGACGGTGAACCGCGACTACTCGACCTCTCTTGCCCCGCTATCAGCGCCCGTGCCCACAGAAGCGGGCGGCGTCATGGCGGAGCCCCCGCCGAAGTCGTCGGAGCACGGAGGGTccttcacgctcccaaaggtttctccGACGCATGGCCCCGCTGGAAGCGTCTCGGGGGCACCACCTCCTCCAATGAGCAAACCGCGGCGAATCCTATCCGGGTTCATCTtgtgccttcttctccagcacttcCATGTGTGA